A stretch of the Lonchura striata isolate bLonStr1 chromosome 17, bLonStr1.mat, whole genome shotgun sequence genome encodes the following:
- the EDN3 gene encoding endothelin-3 — translation MELGLLFLFGLTITSTAGSALPRPRSALPAAGPGHRERDESGAAAAAGSRARADGGALRHRARRCTCYTYKDKECVYYCHLDIIWINTPERTVPYGLSNYRGSFRGKRSTGQTQSSPQPSLRCSCTDAHDKQCLQFCRRMQDRRRNHGSMKKAEEKDQHREEEHNFVQ, via the exons ATGGAGCTGGGTTTATTGTTCCTCTTTGGACTTACGATTACGTCGACTGCAG GGtccgcgctgccccggccccgctccgcgctgccggcggccggcccgggACACCGCGAGCGCGACGagagcggagcggcggcggccgcgggcagcagggccagggcggACGGCGGAGCGCTGCGGCACCGGGCCCGGCGCTGCACTTGCTACACCTACAAGGACAAGGAGTGCGTGTACTACTGCCACCTCGACATCATCTGGATCAACACCCCCGA GAGGACTGTGCCATATGGACTGTCCAACTACAGAGGCAGCTTCAGAGGCAAAAGATCCACAGGCCAGACTCagagctctccccagccctCGCTCCGATGTTCCTGCACGGACGCTCACGACAAGCAGTGTTTGCAGTTTTGCAGAAGAATGCAGGACAGAAGGAG AAATCATGGATCGATGAAAAAGGCAGAGGAGAAAGACCAACACAGGGAAGAGGAGCACAATTTTGTTCAGTAG